Proteins encoded within one genomic window of Panicum virgatum strain AP13 chromosome 1N, P.virgatum_v5, whole genome shotgun sequence:
- the LOC120656752 gene encoding mechanosensitive ion channel protein 6-like — protein sequence MDQARRKSSLRPQGSGKSSSRQGSGALDPRPAEEVVVRVDGNGNGHAPFSFHGADGGGGGRAGNATPSTNSTATTPRTASGPGSIETSSPRSPAKVWREGSYEFWNNDGGGGNGADGRPAATEAFSFKNRQPQAPSQAPSPSLSTQQPAPAGAVPEGGGVDPPTRLIGNFLRKQAASGGEVSLDLDLDMEELGRAAQLREQSSFSSSLERDARVSIREPQKRRSTSPCSSDSDTDDGRKRGGGDDDGEVVRCTSSSTAAGAGPLLRAKTRSRLMDPPPQSQPAPAAAPVIDDERKASIPRTPTKSGQLFSGLMSKKSGPMGGKSGPMDEEEEDPFADEDIPDDFKRGKLDALTVLQWLGLFLVIAALVCSVTIRILSEKKVLGLHLWKWELLVFVLICGRLVSGWVIRIAVFGVERNFLLRKRVLYFVYGVRSAVQNALWLGLVLASWHFMFDKNVQQETNSPVLPYVTKILFCFLVATLIRLVKTLLLKVLASFFHVSTYFDRIQEALFNQYVIETLSGPPLVDENHVLQEVHELQRAGATIPKELRDAVPTKNVSGQRNIQLSGVMPKGEGSKQLSKEKGEGISIDMLHKLNQKNVSAWNMKRLMRIVRFGTLTTMDEQIQQATGEGDESATQIRSEYEAKIAAKRIFNNVATPGSKYIYLSDLMRFMRREEAIKAMNLFEGAQEHNRVSKRSLKNWVVNAFRERKALALTLNDTKTAVNKLKQMANVIVGIIVFALWLLILGIATTHFFVFLSSQILLAVFVFGNTVKTVFEAIVFLFVMHPFDVGDRCEIEDVQMVVEEMNIMTTVFLRYDNLKIYYPNSVLATKPIMNFYRSPDMGEGIDFSIHVATPVEKLALMKERILCYIDNKKEHWYPGAMVALRDVDDTNKLKVSIWLRHTLNFQDMGMRWVRRELVLQEMIRVLKDLEIEYRMLPLDVNVRTAPPIQSTRMPTTWSYS from the exons atggACCAGGCGCGGCGCAAGAGCAGCCTGCGgccgcaggggtccggcaagTCCTCGTCGCGGCAGGGGTCCGGGGCGCTGGACCcgcggccggcggaggaggtcgtcgtGAGGGTCgacgggaacgggaacgggcACGCCCCGTTCTCATTCCacggcgcggacggcggcggcgggggaaggGCGGGGAATGCGACCCCCAGCACCAACTCCACGGCGACCACGCCGCGGACGGCGAGCGGGCCGGGGTCCATCGAGACCAGCTCGCCGCGGTCCCCGGCCAAGGTGTGGCGGGAGGGGAGCTACGAGTTCTGGAAcaacgatggcggcggcggcaacggcgcTGACgggcgccccgccgccaccgaggCGTTCAGCTTCAAGAACCGTCAGCCGCAGGCGCCCTCGCAGGCGCCGTCCCCTTCGCTGTCGACGCagcagccggcgccggcgggcgccgtGCCGGAGGGAGGCGGCGTGGACCCGCCCACGCGGCTCATCGGCAACTTCCTCCGGAAGCAGGCGGCGTCCGGCGGCGAGGTGTCGCTCGACCTCGACCTGGACATGGAGGAGCTCGGGAGGGCGGCGCAGCTGCGCGAGCAGTCGTCCTTCTCCAGCTCGCTCGAGCGGGACGCGCGCGTCTCCATCCGGGAGCCCCAGAAGCGGCGCTCCACGTCGCCGTGTTCATCCGATTCCGACACCGACGACGGCCggaagcgcggcggcggcgacgacgacggcgaggtcgtTCGATGCACGTCGTCTTCCACTGCCGCGGGAGCGGGCCCGTTGCTGCGAGCCAAGACGCGCTCCCGGCTCAtggacccgccgccgcagtcgcAGCCGGCACCCGCCGCGGCTCCTGTCATCGACGACGAGCGGAAGGCTTCAATCCCGCGGACTCCTACAAAGTCCGGCCAGCTCTTCTCGGGGCTCATGTCTAAAAAATCCGGGCCCATGGGCGGCAAGTCAGGTCCcatggacgaggaggaggaggacccatTCGCGGACGAGGACATCCCCGATGACTTCAAGCGCGGGAAGCTGGATGCTCTCACTGTCTTGCAGTGGCTCGGCTTGTTCCTCGTCATCGCGGCATTGGTGTGCAGCGTCACCATAAGGATCTTGTCCGAGAAGAAGGTGCTGGGTTTGCACCTCTGGAAGTGGGAGCTCCTCGTGTTCGTGCTCATCTGCGGCCGTCTCGTCTCCGGATGGGTCATCAGGATTGCTGTGTTCGGCGTCGAGCGCAACTTCTTGCTGCGGAAGCGAGTGCTCTACTTTGTGTATGGCGTGCGCAGCGCCGTGCAGAACGCGCTCTGGCTCGGCCTGGTGCTCGCCTCCTGGCACTTCATGTTCGACAAGAACGTGCAGCAGGAGACGAACTCTCCAGTGCTGCCCTACGTGACGAAGATACTATTCTGCTTCCTCGTTGCCACGCTCATCCGCCTCGTCAAGACATTGCTGCTCAAGGTGCTGGCTTCGTTCTTCCATGTCTCCACATATTTTGATCGGATTCAGGAAGCATTGTTCAACCAGTATGTCATTGAAACACTCTCTGGGCCACCACTAGTGGATGAGAACCATGTGCTTCAGGAGGTTCATGAGCTCCAGCGTGCAGGCGCAACAATACCAAAGGAGCTTCGAGATGCAGTGCCAACCAAGAATGTGTCTGGGCAAAGGAACATTCAGTTATCAGGGGTCATGCCTAAGGGAGAAGGTAGCAAGCAGTTGTCAAAGGAGAAAGGGGAGGGGATTTCAATTGATATGCTTCATAAGCTCAACCAGAAAAACGTCTCAGCTTGGAACATGAAGAGGCTGATGAGGATTGTTCGGTTTGGGACACTGACAACTATGGATGAGCAGATACAGCAGGCAACAGGTGAGGGGGATGAATCAGCAACACAGATACGCAGTGAATATGAGGCAAAGATAGCTGCCAAGAGGATATTTAACAATGTAGCAACTCCTGGCTCCAA GTACATATACTTGTCAGACTTGATGAGATTCATGAGGCGGGAAGAGGCCATCAAAGCGATGAATCTTTTCGAAGGAGCACAGGAGCACAATAGGGTCAGCAAGAGGTCTCTCAAGAATTGGGTG GTGAATGCCTTTAGAGAGCGCAAAGCTCTTGCCCTTACACTTAATGATACAAAAACTGCAGTGAACAAGTTGAAGCAGATGGCTAATGTCATTGTGGGGATCATTGTGTTTGCGCTCTGGCTTCTTATTCTGGGTATAGCGACAACACATTTCTTTGTCTTCCTCAGTTCACAGATTCTCCTGGCAGTTTTTGTGTTTGGGAACACAGTGAAGACAGTTTTTGAGGCAATTGTCTTCTTGTTCGTGATGCATCCTTTTGACGTTGGTGATCGTTGTGAGATTGAAGATGTTCAG ATGGTTGTTGAGGAAATGAATATCATGACAACAGTGTTTCTCCGATATGATAACCTGAAGATCTACTATCCAAACAGTGTGCTTGCAACCAAACCAATTATGAATTTTTACAGAAGTCCTGACATGGGAGAAGGAATTGATTTTTCCATTCATGTTGCAACACCCGTGGAGAAACTGGCACTTATGAAGGAACGTATACTATG TTACATTGACAACAAGAAGGAGCACTGGTACCCAGGTGCTATGGTTGCCCTCCGGGACGTTGATGACACCAACAAGTTGAAGGTATCGATTTGGCTTCGGCACACGCTCAACTTCCAGGACATGGGCATGAGGTGGGTGAGGCGCGAGCTCGTGCTCCAGGAGATGATCAGAGTCTTGAAGGATCTCGAGATAGAGTACCGGATGCTGCCGCTCGATGTTAACGTGCGGACTGCGCCCCCGATCCAATCCACAAGGATGCCCACAACATGGAGTTATTCGTGA
- the LOC120656753 gene encoding heterodimeric geranylgeranyl pyrophosphate synthase small subunit, chloroplastic-like, with protein sequence MALSIFLPLPLPKLLSSSRSHRLLPVRASSDAPAASASFDLRRYWTTLIADVESELDAAMPMRPPESIHAAMRYAVLPGAGKEGPAKRAPPVLCVAACELLGAPRSAALPAAAALEMLHAASLVHDDLPCFDAAPTRRGRPSTHAAFGTDMAVLAGDALFPLAYTHIIAHTPSPDPVPHAVLLRVMAELARAVGSTGMAAGQFLDLAGATALGEAEVMQVLTKKFGEMAECSAACGAMLGGAGPDEEAALRRYGRTIGVLYELVDDLRSASGNGKMRSNASVLRALGMDRALGIVEELKAQAKTEADRFADKYGDRVLPLYSFVDYAVERGFELQDAAAAP encoded by the coding sequence atggctctctccatcttcctccccctccccctgcccAAGCTACTCTCCTCCTCCAGATCCCACCGCTTGCTCCCCGTCCGGGCGTCCTCCGacgcgcccgccgcctccgcttccTTCGATCTGCGCCGCTACTGGACCACCCTGATCGCCGACGTCGAGTCCGAGCTCGACGCCGCGATGCCCATGCGCCCCCCGGAGAGCATCCACGCCGCCATGCGCTACGCGGTCCTCCCGGGCGCCGGCAAGGAGGGGCCCGCCAAGCGGGCGCCCCCCGTGCTGTGCGTGGCCGCCTGCGAGCTCCTCGGCGCGCCGCGCTCGGCCGCGctcccggccgcggcggccctcGAGATGCTCCACGCGGCGTCGCTCGTGCACGACGACCTGCCCTGCTTCGACGCCGCGCCCACGCGACGCGGGCGCCCCTCCACGCACGCCGCCTTCGGCACCGACATGGCCGTCCTCGCGGGCGACGCGCTCTTCCCGCTCGCCTACACCCACATCATCGCGCACACCCCGTCGCCGGACCCGGTGCCCcacgccgtcctcctccgcgtCATGGCGGAGCTTGCGCGCGCCGTCGGATCCACCGGCATGGCGGCGGGCCAGTTCCTCGATCTGGCCGGCGCCACCGCACTCGGCGAGGCCGAGGTCATGCAGGTCCTGACGAAGAAGTTCGGCGAGATGGCCGAGTGCTCCGCGGCCTGCGGCGCCATGCTCGGCGGGGCCGGGCCCGACGAGGAGGCCGCGCTGCGGCGCTACGGCCGCACCATCGGCGTCCTGTACGagctcgtcgacgacctccgGAGCGCTTCAGGGAACGGCAAGATGAGGAGCAACGCCAGCGTCCTGCGCGCGCTGGGCATGGACCGCGCGCTCGGCATCGTGGAGGAGCTCAAGGCGCAGGCCAAGACGGAGGCCGACAGGTTCGCGGACAAGTACGGCGACCGGGTGCTGCCCCTGTACAGCTTCGTGGACTACGCGGTGGAGAGAGGGTTTGAGCTCCAGGATGCAGCGGCAGCGCCATAA